From the Psilocybe cubensis strain MGC-MH-2018 chromosome 6, whole genome shotgun sequence genome, the window GTCGACGAGAGGTCCTAGTCCAGCGCCAGATCCACCTGACTTAAAACCCCCCAAAAAATTGGTAAAAATGAGAGAAAAAGCCCTGTTAAATATAGCGACGCACCACAAGTTTAGGAGTAGCAATTTTGGGAGGGATCAGACCCCCGAGCTGGCGGCGGATGAGGGAGGCGTGCATGGTGAATGTGCTGGTCAACGTCGGACGGTGTCGGAGACAGCGGGTAAGTATTTGGTACTATTTGCAATTTGGCGTGACCGTCATCAAATCACGCGTATTGATTCCAATAGTCACACAAGTCACATTTGTTCTTAGTCACGCTACAGCTTGACTTCTTTCTCCATCAAGTTCTTAATCGGACGCACCAGTCAAGAAATAACGCTACTGGTAAGGTTTAGAATGATAAAAACACATAACTTTTATGCTTACTGGAGCTAGTGAAATGTTGCATGACCAACGTTCTAATGCAGTCTAATGGGAGAACTAAAAACTCTGCCAGAACTTGATGGAAACCCTTCGGAATGCGATGGCGGCTAACCCACAGGCAAGTTTCTTGTCCAGTCCTCTTCTAATGGTCTGTGATTCTTACTTCTCTATTTAGCAGACAACTAACTTGCAGGTCCGTACATTTTCAAGGTAAGCTTCGCCGACAATCACTTGCAATACTTTGTCGCTATAAAAGGTATTATAGAGATTATATATTTCTATAGACTATTCGTTCATGTGGGTGTCGGCACAAAAGAATACGTCTACATTcccaacaaaaacaaatgaTACAAGGCCCGCTTTCTTGGGACTAGATCGAATATTATTTCTGGAAATGACGACAACCATTGCTAACAAATGACCTGCCACATACGATTCACAACCTCTCTGACATGAATCAATGTGGGTATcattttcccttttccttATGCCTGAATGGACAAACCCCGCGCCCGTGAACCAGGTGATCATTGCTTTTCTGCCGTTTTCGGAGAGGAAACTCGAGGCTTTGTCAATCTCCACTCCACCCCCACACACAGATACGAATAAACCAAATAATCACCTGGTTGTTTTTGATCTGCGGCAGAGTGAACCGAGATTACCAACTCACGGAGTGAATCAAGCCTCATAGTTTAGCGTATTTGACAAGTTTACCCCACTGCCTGGCGTTTAGCTCTACTTGGGATCAAGGCCCTACGACGACTAATAATAAACAAGTCACTTACACAAAGAATCGGACATTGAGTATGGTTAAGTTACTCAGTCTTTTGTGGCGGAAGGTTGTACCTGGAAGATTCCGACAACAATGAGTGTATTACTCGTCGAGGTCTTATCCGGACGGATCCTGGTGTGTATAGGTACTACAACATAAAGGGGAAAAATGTTTGTCGTAGACACCGGTAGATGTAGTGGAGTGGGAAGTACTATCACGGAAGGAACTTTCAGGGCAAAGAATAACGGAAACTCCTCTTCGGCAGTGAGTTCATCCCCGACTAAAATCTATTCTTTAAAGCCTTGACATCATACTCTAGACTCAAAAAAAGCTTAAATCTGAAGGCTTCTCGACTGTATGTCATGTGCTTTTTCTCGTCCAAAATACGCGACTTTTACTCGCCTCCCTTTCAACCCCCGTGCAAACACAATCTGAGGATCGTCAGGGACCAGATCGAGAGCGTTATCGCTCCAATGAACAACGGGTTCTACGTCTCCGTCCACCGATAGCACGACACATTTAGCTGGACTCTTCACGCTCAGTGCAAGCGTCGTCTCATCGTCAAATACACTTTTCACTTCCACTAGCAATCCTGGATCAGGCGGCTGCAGAAACCTGTACGGCTCCGGCCAGTCCGAATAGCGAGCCAAGACCTCTCCCGATTCGACGTCCAGAAGTCGGGCGCTAGCGACCACATTCGCAGAAGACACTCCTAATGGGTCACCCGGCGAAAGGCTTTTGCGGTGGGCAGGCCCGGGACATTTCATTTCCAAAAGTTCCGTCGTCTGGTTTGGTTGTAACACGACGGTACGTGTTTCCACCAGGCACTCGTCAGGTGAGCGCAGATCGAAGAAGCAGAGTTCTAACTTTGCGGGCCGTGCCTTGAGTGTGTTGTTGGTGCCCCACACCGAGAGTGTGGCGTACAGTGTTTGCATAGCTCCAAACTCGTAGAACTGATATATCGAACAGTATGTCAGATGTGCAAGAGGTTCAAAGCTGACTGTGTTTAACCCTACCTGACGAGGTCTATCATTATCCCGATTCTTGACGACCTGTAAATAATGATTTCAGTCGACTGTTAATTAGATACAGGTATATCGTTACATTTCGGAAGATTCCGACTGTGATGGGCGCTAATTGTCGGGCAATGGTATAATAGACAGGCTTTGGGCGCAACTAGAGAAATATGAGCATATCATATCTGCCAATTAGACCACTACCAGGCTCACAAAATAGTCAGCAATTGCCCATGATACTACCGGCCAACAGTCGTTTGATTGCCATACGAGTACACCCGCCGTCTGAGTTTTTGTGACGGTTCAGAAAATGACTGATCCAAATGGACATAGTCACATACATATTCGCGACCTCGACCGCGCCATTCACGTCTCCAAGAACGGTATGCGAAGCTCACTGCCTCAGACTGCATTAACTGCGTGGTATACACGTGGCTGTATAGAAGCAAACATCATTAAAAGAAATGTTGCCGTTGGATACACTTACGTCTCAAAGTCGCTAGTCAACCGAAAATTCTCGTTCATGACAATCGCAAATCTCCTCTCAAAACTTCCAGCTTTGGTATGCTGCGCCATAAGCTGTGATTGAGAGTAGAACTGATATTTATCTGCCCCTTGCATCCAGTAATTGATAGTCTGCATGGAGGGCATGCCAGGTATACCAAATTCACTGGCGTAAAAAACAACAGTTCGTTGAATTGAAGGTAAATATTTGATTGACCGTACCTGACAAAGCGACCTCCGAGCTTATCATATTCTTGATATTGCAGCTCCTTCCCTCCCCATACGTTCCATTGGTGGACGTCCCCGATTGTTGGATCAGCAGTGTCCCAGCCTTTTCCGCCATATGGCGATCCTCGATGATATGGGACAGGTGGATCCGTCAGCTCAGACACAATCTCCGGAAATACATGCTCATATAGTATTCGCGCTGGGAGCTCACCAATGCCTGTAAAGTGGGAACATTAAGATGTAAATGACTGACTAATACTCAATTTCAAAGCGCACCTCCCCACTGTAGAACCATTTGATAATCTTCGTTATTTCCACAAAAGCATACAATAGACGGATGGCGGCGTAGTCGTGTGACATTGTCTATGGCCTCCTGCTTCACGCTGGCCACAAATGCGTCGTGGGCAGGATAAACGCCGCAGGCAAACTGGAAGTCTTGCCAGACGAGTAGACCAAGTTCTGTCCAGTTGAATTCGTGAGAAAAAGTCACCAACTTGATTTGGGGATAGTGCATGTACCGTCGCATATGTCGTAGAAGATGTCTGGCTCGTATACGCCTCCTCCCCAGAGACGAACCATGTTCTGGTTTCCATCACGAAGAAGAGTGAGCCACCTGTGATAGCGGTCGTCCGATATTTGGGTAAGGAAATTGTCAGCCGGTACCCAATTAGAGCCTAAGCGATGCAACTTCATTCATGCGCTGGAGCTCCACCAAGGGTCATCTCACCTCCCATGAACATGCGAACCCCATTGATCTCAAACAAAAATGTTGTTCCTGTGCCATATTGGTCTGGCTCCAGTAGAGGCTCCTGGATAAGTTGAGCAGTCCGGAAACCAAACCGCTGACATCTTTCATCGATTACTGCGTCATTCTAGAATGACTCTTAGTTCTATAGGATTTTCGGAGTAATGAAAAGCAACTCACAGGGGTGACTAGTACCACTTTGATATTGTATAAATTTGGCTTGCCGTAGCCGACCGGCCACCACAGATCGATGGTATCGTTTTGTAGGTTGGACCATTCCACAGCTGACTTTTGAACAAAATTCGAATGCGATTCACCACTGTCCCATCCATTAACTTCTACACGTTCCAATTTAATTACCTGCCGCTTGCTATCTTCCAATGTGATGACGAGCGCACTTCCTGGAATCTGTGTCCCTTCCAGGTTTATGTCGACTTTGAGAGCTGCAGTAAAGGTTCCGTCGGACTTGATATCAACAGCCGTGCGCGTATGAAAGTCCAAAATGCGAGAGGTGTAAGTGACGAGCGTTATTGGACGGTACGGTCCACAAGTCATCAATTCTGGACCCTGTCCTTTCGTGAATACTCTAATATTATTAATTTCAAACTGCATTTACCCAGTCCCATCTGAGATGTCATGAGAACGCATCAAGTTGAAATGAAGAATGGCACGCCCACCTCCAGTCATATTGTGCTTTACGGACGTAGACGCGGCTTGGGTCACCCAAGTTGGTTGATCCTGCTCGCACCTTTCCGTATTTCGCCTCCTCAGCCTTGGCAAGTGCCTTTGCAGATTTGAAATGCAACAGAAGGGTGTGGGTGCTCCTGGCTGACGAGAATGGTAACAGCTGATGGATATAAGTGCGAAACATGTTATCTGTGGATAGTATCTTCTCTTGATCCTAAAGGTGACCCATTGCACTTTTCATTCAAATGATAAACCGTGCTCCTTGTTGCTTACCAGGTATATATCGCATATCGTATCCAGCCCTTCAAATACGAGCTTTGCAAATTTACCTGCGAAAGCACTATCCACCGTAAAATCACATTTGTATAGCCATTCAACGTCCCCAATCCCTGTAACAAAGACGTTGAATCATATCAAACTTGACAACATACGCAAAACTCACACTGAACGGCATGTTCATTGAAGCCAACGTATGGGTCTGGTATCGCACCTAATTTCAGTAGCTCGACATGAACTTCGGATGGAAATGACGTTGTTTTCTTCCAGCTAGCTCGAAAGTCTGCCTCTGGTGCGTTGCCTTGATTTGATTCGTCACGGACATCGATGATGGATGCATCTCGCTGCTTCCACCACCAATCCTGCTTGCCAATATCGAGATAAGTGCTCGATGGATCCATGTCGGATAGATGGGAAGGGAAAAGATTCCGGCGCGCTTTATTTACGCTTCGTGTGTGTCGTTGTTGTGGACCGCGAAGATCTGTAAAGTCGGCTGACCTCTTCGTGATGACTGTCGGGTGCTTATGGCCCGGCTTCGCACAAGTTGCAACACTAGAGCAGCAACGCCACAGTATGATTATTATTATCGCCCGTGTCGAAAATAAATTCCATTAATGATTATAGCTAGTATCTGAAAACCGCATACTTGGTCTCTCCTTCTTGTAACCAGTAAAGATTATCCTTCGTCTTGGTCCACTTCCCGAGTGTATAAACGAAACCGATAATCCCTGCTAAATACATTGCTTTGATGTCTATGTGGAAAATGAATATAAAATACGGAGAAGCAAAATAGAAACTCACAATTTCGATATTTGGCATGCCTCCGCAATTCATATCCTATCATTGGAATACCCATCACGTTACAGAATATGTGGGCAGTGATAGGTGGCAAAATCGACCCAGTCCgaagaaacaaaaatgaCGCGTAGAATCCGAAAAGAGATGTATACGAAAGCTGGAATACTGTGCAGGATATGAGCTGAGAACGTCATGTACAGTGGAGTACGTACAAGTGCCAAACAGTGCCACCTTGGCCGCGTCCCAGTCGCCGCCTTTCGCATAGAACGTGTCGATCGCGTGGTGTACATGCGCCAGTCCAAATAGGAGTGGGCTCCAAAAGATCATGCGCATGTTAGATGCGCCTGACATGTGGTAAACAGCGAGAATGCAAGCCCTGAAGACGACTTCTTCAGTTATAGGaccctgtagagaataagcTAACGAtttgtgaagaagagaagacaCATACGATCCAATAATTTCGGATACCATGAAGACTGAAGAATCTGCCAACAATGTGAGACTGCCACCTCCAGTTCCTCTGTCCTGGGAGTTCGTGGCTAAGAAACCCGGCAAACAGGGGTccgagaaaaagaagaggtgTAATGAGGTGAGGTAATATACTGGGTATGTTGGTGGTTATAGGACCAATAGATGCGATGGGGAAACCAAGTCGCAGCATTACGGAATCGAGTACAATGTCCAAGGACTAAAGCGTGTTCAAGGTTTGAACTTAATCAGCAGGTTGAACGAACTCACCGTCATCCTCCAAGACACACTCTCCCAGACCACACCTAGCACAGCTAGGCAACATGCAACTGTTGCAATGCTGACTGCAAGCAGTCGTGCCCTAATGACATCTGGCTCGTCACGCATTGCCACGTTCGGTCTTCGAGGCTTCGCTCCCTTCCCATTGAGCGAAATGCGGGCATTCTTCGACAAGTATAGGGATCCAACATAGATACAGGCAAGCCCAAGTGATACGTAGTGAGCAAATGAAGTCGTAATGAGTGGCTTTGGAAACAAAAGATGGTTTAACATAGTGTCCTGAACAGAAACAGTCAGAGTTAGGTGTTGTCCCATTCCCACTCTGTTAGCCTACCTTCTTATATTTTCAAGTCAGTGCCCCGTCTGGGTGCCACCCACGACGCAAAATGAGAGTAAAGGCCACAACGGCACGATAATGAGGGTAGAAGACAAAGTTCATGGTGCCGGTGCCAGCGCCGGCCAATTATTTTCGGCGCTTCAGGGGGACCACGTGTTCTACCGGTGCCATTATATTAGGCAAAAATTAGGCTGAAGTttcaaagaaagaaaagatattGATGACTGATCATTATTAACATGAGTGTTGAAGGTGACGCCTAATTTGAAGCCTTTATTTTGAAAGAATTGCATTTGTACTAGTAGTTGCACCTCTTTAAGATCGTCCGAAGGCCAATGCCTCAAACATGTGCTCAGCACAAATACAAACAAGGGCCACGGTTATGATGAGACACAATGAGTACGTTATACACTTCATGAATCTTGGATGTGTGGCATTTACCAATGGCCAAACCAACTAGACAACAATCAGAAAATCGTTGGAGTACTGCCTAACCAGGACGACAGTTATCAAAGAAAGTTTGAATAATCTATTGCTCGATTACGAAATAAAAACGCAGCTGT encodes:
- a CDS encoding Beta-mannosidase B, which codes for MDPSSTYLDIGKQDWWWKQRDASIIDVRDESNQGNAPEADFRASWKKTTSFPSEVHVELLKLGAIPDPYVGFNEHAVQWIGDVEWLYKCDFTVDSAFAGKFAKLVFEGLDTICDIYLDQEKILSTDNMFRTYIHQLLPFSSARSTHTLLLHFKSAKALAKAEEAKYGKVRAGSTNLGDPSRVYVRKAQYDWRVFTKGQGPELMTCGPYRPITLVTYTSRILDFHTRTAVDIKSDGTFTAALKVDINLEGTQIPGSALVITLEDSKRQVIKLERVEVNGWDSGESHSNFVQKSAVEWSNLQNDTIDLWWPVGYGKPNLYNIKVVLVTPNDAVIDERCQRFGFRTAQLIQEPLLEPDQYGTGTTFLFEINGVRMFMGGSNWVPADNFLTQISDDRYHRWLTLLRDGNQNMVRLWGGGVYEPDIFYDICDELGLLVWQDFQFACGVYPAHDAFVASVKQEAIDNVTRLRRHPSIVCFCGNNEDYQMVLQWGGIGELPARILYEHVFPEIVSELTDPPVPYHRGSPYGGKGWDTADPTIGDVHQWNVWGGKELQYQEYDKLGGRFVSEFGIPGMPSMQTINYWMQGADKYQFYSQSQLMAQHTKAGSFERRFAIVMNENFRLTSDFETHVYTTQLMQSEAVSFAYRSWRREWRGRGREYTAGVLVWQSNDCWPVVSWAIADYFLRPKPVYYTIARQLAPITVGIFRNVVKNRDNDRPRQFYEFGAMQTLYATLSVWGTNNTLKARPAKLELCFFDLRSPDECLVETRTVVLQPNQTTELLEMKCPGPAHRKSLSPGDPLGVSSANVVASARLLDVESGEVLARYSDWPEPYRFLQPPDPGLLVEVKSVFDDETTLALSVKSPAKCVVLSVDGDVEPVVHWSDNALDLVPDDPQIVFARGLKGRRVKVAYFGREKAHDIQSRSLQI
- a CDS encoding CAAX prenyl protease 2, coding for MLNHLLFPKPLITTSFAHYVSLGLACIYVGSLYLSKNARISLNGKGAKPRRPNVAMRDEPDVIRARLLAVSIATVACCLAVLGVVWESVSWRMTSLDIVLDSVMLRLGFPIASIGPITTNIPSILPHLITPLLFLGPLFAGFLSHELPGQRNWRWQSHIVGRFFSLHGIRNYWIGPITEEVVFRACILAVYHMSGASNMRMIFWSPLLFGLAHVHHAIDTFYAKGGDWDAAKVALFGTLFQLSYTSLFGFYASFLFLRTGSILPPITAHIFCNVMGIPMIGYELRRHAKYRNYIKAMYLAGIIGFVYTLGKWTKTKDNLYWLQEGETKYAVFRY